The following are encoded together in the Triticum dicoccoides isolate Atlit2015 ecotype Zavitan chromosome 6B, WEW_v2.0, whole genome shotgun sequence genome:
- the LOC119323615 gene encoding protein RMD5 homolog produces MEVDTLKNEFDRVVKKQKLASSRTIDLINQIEKEIEQAIGAIQENGTDRDAASNLNHEILTNLKNTLKELVPVKQLESCQKEMNTALGKWVKTTEKFFINDISKAYKNVDMEPHVLNEIIANHLYQEALFDIGDNFLGEASCLASIKLKQLFQEMYEICGALRTEKFEPALSWAMKNHDALLQNDSCLELKLHQLQFVEILKQGKRDEALQYARAYLAPFATTHKDVIQKLIASILWAGRLDQSPYTEFLVPTNWEKLAEEFAQQFCDLKGQSSTGPMGMTVAAGAEVLPILLKLMTVLTAKREWQSMKEFPFPLDLRREFQFHSVFICPVLREQGSDDNPPMLLPCGHVLSKQSTAKLSKSSSRSFKCPYCPFEALASECKRLYI; encoded by the coding sequence ATGGAAGTAGATACACTGAAGAATGAATTCGATCGTGTTGTTAAAAAGCAGAAACTTGCATCCTCGAGAACTATAGATTTGATAAACCAAATCGAGAAAGAAATTGAGCAGGCTATCGGTGCTATCCAAGAAAATGGCACAGATAGGGATGCTGCATCAAATCTGAACCATGAAATTCTTACTAATCTGAAGAATACACTGAAAGAGTTGGTTCCAGTGAAGCAACTTGAGAGCTGCCAGAAAGAAATGAACACTGCACTTGGCAAGTGGGTCAAGACCACCGAGAAATTCTTCATCAATGATATTTCAAAAGCTTACAAGAATGTCGACATGGAACCGCATGTACTTAATGAGATTATTGCAAACCATCTATACCAGGAGGCATTATTTGACATAGGTGACAACTTTCTTGGAGAGGCCAGTTGCTTAGCATCTATAAAACTGAAACAACTGTTTCAGGAGATGTATGAGATTTGTGGTGCGCTGCGGACTGAGAAATTTGAGCCAGCTCTGAGTTGGGCAATGAAAAATCATGATGCACTACTGCAAAACGATTCCTGTCTCGAGCTTAAGCTTCACCAGTTGCAGTTTGTTGAGATACTCAAGCAAGGAAAAAGAGatgaggctcttcagtatgctagggCATACCTGGCGCCATTTGCTACCACACACAAGGATGTAATCCAGAAGCTGATAGCCTCCATATTATGGGCCGGGCGCCTTGACCAGTCACCATATACAGAGTTCTTAGTACCAACTAACTGGGAGAAGCTAGCTGAGGAGTTCGCTCAACAGTTCTGCGATCTGAAGGGTCAATCCTCCACAGGTCCTATGGGCATGACAGTTGCAGCTGGAGCTGAAGTGTTGCCAATTCTTCTTAAACTGATGACGGTACTAACTGCAAAAAGGGAGTGGCAGTCTATGAAGGAATTTCCTTTCCCATTGGACCTCCGCAGGGAATTTCAGTTCCACTCAGTGTTCATCTGTCCTGTGCTTCGTGAGCAAGGTAGTGATGAtaatcctccaatgcttcttccatgtgggcatgtcttgtcgaagcagtcgACCGCAAAATTATCAAAGAGCAGCTCCCGGTCTTTCAAATGCCCATATTGCCCGTTTGAAGCATTGGCATCTGAGTGTAAGCGGCTTTATATCTGA